A single window of Solanum dulcamara chromosome 5, daSolDulc1.2, whole genome shotgun sequence DNA harbors:
- the LOC129890389 gene encoding fatty alcohol:caffeoyl-CoA acyltransferase → MAPIVEELQFPQLEIPLIINSISPILPSSPIPPSYGDTLYLSNLDDMIGSRVFTPTMYFYRSNGKSNVMIINVLKEALANVLVPYYPFSGRLRETKDGKLEVFFGPNQGVLLVEACSEMTIVNLGDLTVPNPAWKNLVYTFPNEEQYKVIDMPLLIAQVTRFSCGGFSLGLRICHCLCDGVGAMQFLSAWASTARLNKLTINPKPCWDRETLIPHDPPLIQYPHIEFKRIDDASSVTRRLNLVKPVQKCYRVTREFQAHLKTLVGPNFSCTTFDAMAAHVWRSWVKALDVSPLDYELRLTFSVNCRSRLTNPPLKSGFYGNAVGVACATSNVSGIVNEPISNTICLVRNARLSVSEAYLRSTINYIQVNRPRKLEFGGKLTISQWTRFSMHKSADFGWGKPIYAGPIDLTPTPQVCLFLPQGGGDDDSDGTMLVCICLPEDASHRFTDIFCFLH, encoded by the coding sequence ATGGCTCCCATAGTAGAAGAACTCCAATTTCCTCAACTTGAAATACCTCTAATCATCAATTCAATTTCTCCAATATTACCATCAAGTCCCATCCCTCCATCCTATGGTGATACCCTTTACCTCTCAAATCTAGATGATATGATTGGATCTCGCGTTTTTACTCCAACCATGTATTTCTATCGATCCAATGGGAAATCAAATGTGATGATCATCAATGTGTTAAAAGAAGCTCTTGCAAATGTATTGGTTCCATATTATCCTTTTTCGGGTAGGCTACGAGAAACAAAAGATGGGAAGTTAGAAGTATTTTTTGGGCCTAACCAAGGTGTGCTTCTAGTTGAGGCATGTTCAGAGATGACGATAGTCAATCTTGGTGATTTAACTGTCCCGAATCCTGCATGGAAAAACTTGGTTTACACATTTCCAAATGAAGAACAATATAAAGTGATCGATATGCCATTGCTAATAGCACAAGTAACACGTTTTAGCTGTGGTGGATTTAGCCTTGGCTTAAGGATTTGTCATTGTCTTTGTGACGGGGTTGGAGCAATGCAATTCCTAAGTGCTTGGGCTTCCACCGCGAGATTGAACAAATTGACAATCAATCCAAAACCATGTTGGGATCGAGAGACACTTATCCCTCATGATCCACCATTGATCCAATACCCACACATTGAATTCAAAAGAATAGACGATGCATCTAGCGTCACGAGGAGACTTAATTTAGTCAAGCCTGTTCAAAAATGTTATCGTGTTACCCGAGAGTTCCAAGCTCATTTGAAGACCTTAGTTGGTCCTAATTTCTCATGTACTACCTTTGATGCAATGGCAGCTCATGTATGGAGATCATGGGTCAAGGCACTAGATGTTAGCCCTCTCGATTACGAGCTAAGGCTAACATTTTCAGTAAATTGTAGATCTAGACTTACAAATCCACCACTCAAATCAGGCTTCTATGGTAATGCAGTAGGTGTGGCATGTGCTACTAGCAATGTCTCGGGCATCGTTAATGAACCTATCTCTAATACCATATGTTTGGTACGAAATGCAAGGCTTTCGGTTTCCGAGGCATATTTGAGATCTACAATTAATTATATCCAAGTTAATAGGCCTAGAAAGCTAGAATTTGGTGGCAAGCTTACTATCAGCCAATGGACTAGATTTTCAATGCATAAATCTGCTGATTTTGGTTGGGGAAAGCCTATATATGCAGGTCCAATTGATCTCACACCAACACCACAAGTTTGTCTTTTTTTGCCACAAGGAGGTGGAGATGATGATTCTGATGGAACTATGCTTGTCTGTATTTGTTTGCCAGAGGATGCTTCACATAGATTCACTGACATTTTCTGTTTCTTACAttaa
- the LOC129888949 gene encoding haloacid dehalogenase-like hydrolase domain-containing protein Sgpp, translating to MTALFSVCSVPSYVLPTKNKQFYSRKNISKIATVVPQMSFSSSTCNQHKSKCPLPVDAPLKAILFDIDGTLCDSDPIHYYAFREMLQEIGFNSGAPISEEFFIKNISGMHNDELCGVLFPDWDFKRAIKFMDDKEDMFRRIASEQLKPLNGLEEVCKWIEDHGLKRAAVTNAPRPNAELIISMLGLSDFFELLVIGSECERAKPFPDPYLKALHELGVSPKHAFVFEDSISGIKAGVAAGMPVIGLGLRNPEKLLSEAGATFVIKDFKDSKLWTALEELETGKIKT from the exons ATGACCGCTCTGTTTTCTGTTTGCAGTGTTCCTTCCTATGTATTACCAACCAAGAACAAACAGTTCTactcaagaaaaaatatttccaaGATTGCTACAGTAGTTCCCCAGATGTCCTTTTCTTCATCCACTTGTAATCAACATAAAAG TAAATGTCCATTGCCAGTTGATGCTCCATTGAAAGCAATATTATTCGATATTGATGGAACGTTATGTGATTCGGATCCTATCCACTATTATGCCTTTCGAGAAATGCTTCAAGAG ATAGGTTTCAATAGTGGAGCACCTATAAGTGAGGAATTCTTCATAAAGAATATTAGCGGTATGCATAATGACGAGCTCTGTGGTGTCCTCTTCCCAGATTGGGATTTCAAGAGAGCTATCAAATTTATGGATGATAAGGAAGACATGTTTCGAAg AATTGCATCAGAACAGCTAAAACCATTGAATGGCCTTGAGGAGGTATGCAAATGGATTGAGGACCACGGTCTGAAACGAGCAGCTGTTACTAATGCTCCAAGACCAAACGCTGAGCTGATAATCTCAATGCTAGGTCTATCAGATTTCTTTGAACTACTTGTCATCGGAAGTGAATGTGAACGAGCCAAACCTTTTCCAGATCCTTACTTGAAGGCTCTTCATGAACTTGGAGTATCTCCTAAGCACGCATTTGTTTTTGAG GATTCTATTTCTGGAATAAAAGCTGGAGTTGCAGCTGGAATGCCGGTTATAGGTTTAGGTCTAAGGAACCCCGAAAAATTACTATCAGAGGCCGGGGCAACATTTGTTATTAAGGATTTCAAGGACTCGAAGTTATGGACAGCTCTAGAAGAGTTGGAAACAGGAAAAATCAAAACATGA